In a genomic window of Zingiber officinale cultivar Zhangliang chromosome 9B, Zo_v1.1, whole genome shotgun sequence:
- the LOC122022877 gene encoding uncharacterized protein LOC122022877, translating into MSALYFALVSLLSLALLALLSELLYLLHCRLRAPSTDPELGRSSPGRTRRAFLLLVAPCFKHRSRVEPAAADHAPPKPPLSSPNPAAEEEEEEQEFVRWQEMHLGPSRSLYNIAEEAEEGHDEDAEEEEKEDTPFATPCPSPEFYTPLPSPPRAAEAAAADEV; encoded by the coding sequence ATGAGTGCGCTCTACTTCGCTCTCGTCTCCCTCCTCTCTCTCGCTCTTCTTGCCTTGCTCTCTGAGCTCCTCTACCTACTCCACTGCCGTCTCCGGGCTCCCTCCACCGATCCCGAGCTCGGCCGCTCTTCCCCCGGCCGGACCCGCAGGGCGTTCCTCCTCCTCGTCGCTCCCTGCTTCAAGCATCGCTCCCGCGTCGAGCCTGCCGCCGCAGATCACGCCCCTCCGAAGCCTCCGCTGTCTTCCCCGAATCCGGCGgccgaggaggaagaggaggagcagGAGTTCGTCCGGTGGCAAGAGATGCACTTGGGACCCTCACGCTCCCTCTACAACATCGCCGAGGAGGCGGAGGAAGGGCACGACGAGGACGccgaggaggaagaaaaagaagacacGCCATTCGCTACGCCTTGTCCGTCGCCGGAATTCTACACCCCGTTGCCATCTCCGCCTCGGGCCGCGGAGGCGGCGGCTGCCGACGAGGTCTGA
- the LOC122023364 gene encoding digalactosyldiacylglycerol synthase 1, chloroplastic-like encodes MMIDPGAESAPPSAGSAEKALSFFYRGWREVRDSAGADLRLMRSRANSLKTLADREFENLFGFPSSVHAFSSPSEFEIVKRIQPKLSELRKTYSAPDFSRKVLEKWAPKATIGIDLSAIRSAVVSEIDEVGVVLDPSKDGARGRRRVLWNGAEEEEKGKEWEPIRILKKGIKEFERKSQSTSNELVEKMKLSLGSFVREPQEPKEIPPLHLPELLAHLVKQSVPLLDHLGIQRDTCDKIIESLCHRHKDNLIPRSHSVKELSLNGNECTHDLDLRIASVLESTGHHYDGGFWTDPVKHEKADKKHHVAIVTTASLPWMTGTAVNPLLRAAYMAKSAKQDVTLVVPWLCKSDQVLVYPDSLSFSSPEEQEAYIRNWLENRVGFKADFKISFYPGKFSKERRSIIPAGDTTQFIPSKEVDIAILEEPEHLNWYHHGKRWTDKFNYVVGVVHTNYLEYIKREKNGAIQAFFVKHINNWVTRAYCHKVLRLSAATQDLPRSTICNVHGVNPKFLMVGEKIAAEREQGNQAFSKGAYFLGKMVWAKGYKELIDLLAKHKNDLEGFKLDVYGNGEDSLAVQSTARKLDLSLNFFNGRDHADDALHGYKVFINPSVSDVLCTATAEALAMGKFVICADHPSNEFFRAFPNCLTYKTSEDFVARLKEAMDNEPLPLTCEQRYNLSWEAATQRFMEYSELDKVLSNQETERTQANNKRKIKKSISMPTLSDTVDGGLAFAHYCLTGNEILRLSTGSIPGTRDYSKQHSLDLNLLPPQVQNPVYGW; translated from the exons ATGATGATCGACCCGGGAGCGGAGAGTGCGCCGCCGAGCGCCGGATCGGCGGAGAAGGCTCTGTCCTTCTTCTACCGGGGATGGCGCGAGGTGCGCGATTCGGCCGGTGCCGACCTCCGTCTCATGCGCTCCCGCGCCAACTCCCTCAAGACCCTCGCCGATCGCGAGTTCGAGAACCTCTTTGGCTTTCCCTCATCAGTCCATGCCTTCTCCTCTCCGTCGGAGTTCGAGATCGTCAAGCGCATCCAACCCAAGTTGTCCGAACTCCGGAAGACCTACTCCGCGCCCGACTTCAGCCGGAAGGTGCTCGAGAAGTGGGCCCCTAAGGCCACCATCGGGATCGATCTGTCCGCCATAAGGAGCGCCGTTGTCTCCGAGATAGATGAGGTTGGGGTGGTTCTCGATCCCAGCAAAGACGGAGCCCGGGGCCGGAGGAGGGTCCTATGGAAtggggcggaggaggaggagaaagggAAGGAGTGGGAGCCTATTCGGATCCTCAAGAAGGGGATCAAGGAGTTTGAGCGGAAGAGCCAGTCGACGAGCAACGAGTTGGTTGAGAAAATGAAATTGAGCCTG GGATCATTTGTACGGGAGCCTCAAGAACCGAAG GAAATTCCACCATTGCATCTACCTGAACTGTTGGCACATCTTGTTAAGCAATCTGTCCCACTGCTTGATCACCTTGGAATACAGCGAG ATACATGTGATAAAATTATTGAATCATTGTGCCACAGGCACAAAGACAATCTTATTCCACGTTCTCATTCTGTAAAGGAGTTATCCTTGAATGGAAATGAGTGCACTCACGATCTTGATTTGAGAATTGCCAGTGTCCTTGAAAGTACAGGACATCATTATGATGGAGGTTTTTGGACTGACCCTGTAAAGCATGAAAAAGCAGATAAGAAGCACCATGTTGCAATCGTAACAACAGCCAGTCTCCCATGGATGACTGGCACTGCTGTAAATCCATTACTCCGAGCTGCATATATGGCTAAATCTGCAAAACAAGATGTTACTTTGGTGGTTCCCTGGCTTTGCAAGTCAGATCAGGTGCTAGTTTATCCCGACAGTTTGAGTTTTAGTTCTCCTGAAGAGCAGGAAGCATATATAAGGAACTGGCTGGAGAATCGGGTTGGCTTCAAGGCTGATTTTAAGATCTCCTTCTATCCAGGAAAG TTCTCAAAAGAAAGACGAAGTATTATACCTGCTGGGGACACCACTCAGTTTATTCCTTCAAAAGAGGTTGATATTGCTATTTTGGAAGAGCCAGAACACCTAAATTGGTATCATCATGGAAAACGATGGACAGATAAGTTTAATTATGTTGTTGGTGTGGTTCACACAAATTACCTAGAATACATTAAAAGAGAGAAGAATGGAGCTATCCAAGCCTTCTTCGTCAAACATATCAACAACTGGGTAACTCGAGCATATTGCCATAAG GTTTTGCGGCTTTCTGCAGCTACTCAGGATCTACCCAGGTCTACCATTTGCAATGTTCATGGTGTTAATCCTAAATTTCTTATGGTTGGAGAAAAAATAGCTGCTGAAAGGGAGCAAGGGAATCAAGCATTTTCCAAAGGAGCATATTTTCTGGGGAAAATGGTTTGGGCAAAAGGTTATAAGGAGTTAATAGATCTGTTGGCAAAGCACAAGAATGACTTGGAAGGATTCAAGTTGGATGTCTATGGGAATGGTGAGGATTCGCTGGCAGTCCAATCGACAGCAAGGAAGTTGGACTTGAGCCTTAATTTCTTCAATGGAAGGGATCATGCTGATGATGCACTTCATGG GTACAAAGTTTTcataaatcctagtgttagtgatGTCCTCTGTACAGCAACCGCCGAGGCTCTTGCAATGGGCAAgtttgtgatatgtgcagatcaCCCTTCAAATGAATTCTTTAGGGCATTTCCTAACTGTCTGACTTACAAGACTTCCGAGGATTTTGTAGCAAGATTGAAAGAGGCCATGGACAATGAACCCCTACCCCTGACTTGTGAACAGAGATATAACTTATCATGGGAAGCTGCAACACAGAGGTTTATGGAGTATTCTGAACTTGATAAAGTCTTAAGCAACCAAGAGACTGAAAGGACACAAGCAAAtaataaaaggaagattaagaaatCAATTTCCATGCCAACTCTGTCTGATACTGTGGATGGAGGTTTAGCCTTTGCTCATTATTGTCTCACAGGTAATGAGATCCTGAGATTGTCTACTGGATCTATACCTGGGACACGTGATTACAGTAAGCAGCATTCTTTGGATTTAAACCTGCTGCCACCGCAGGTGCAAAACCCTGTATATGGCTGGTAA
- the LOC122023570 gene encoding BEL1-like homeodomain protein 1, with protein MATYFHGGPEMQPDGGLQTLYLMNPSYGGGYADAAPPPNMVLLNSSINNSVNSINFQQQQQQQQKHFVGVPLEHDSNRAAAAQIPNYNLWAAAPTTSSRNPIASAQKGLSLSLSPHEMVAPARADEGKVASAAANGVSGLLLGSRYLKAAQQLLDEVVNVGKGIKDESPKAQPATGTDRSNVEPKGAATGDENASTNRGPDLSTAERQEVQMKKAKLVNMLEEVEQRYRQYHHQMQVVVSSFDAVAGYGWARTYTALALRTISKQFRCLREAISGQIRAASKSLGEEDAGKASAGSRLRFIDHHLRQQRALQQLGMVQHNAWRPQRGLPERSVSILRAWLFEHFLHPYPKDSDKLMLAKQTGLTRSQVSNWFINARVRLWKPMVEEMYLEEVKEHEQNNNSDDKSDARGSSTTSKSNAAQRDHSPTATADAKQPLAPVQPSSFARQASYYDKDDFVQPSAMKKARGADELTPNEEFLMKLMDGGQRAAEQQGYPSLIADHMSYGGYPIGQLDEQFAPRFSGNMNGVSLTLGLQYNENLSLSGVQPQFLSGEGTDFNAAVAHPSAAAFRTDRGLLLNYYQTS; from the exons ATGGCGACGTACTTCCACGGAGGGCCGGAGATGCAGCCGGACGGCGGCCTGCAGACGCTCTACCTCATGAACCCGAGCTACGGCGGCGGGTATGCCGACGCAGCTCCTCCGCCGAACATGGTCCTCCTGAACTCTAGCATCAACAATTCGGTGAACTCCATAAACttccagcagcagcagcagcagcagcagaagcACTTCGTCGGCGTCCCGCTTGAGCACGATTCCAACCGCGCGGCGGCGGCGCAGATCCCCAACTACAACCTCTGGGCGGCGGCACCCACCACGTCGAGCAGGAACCCGATCGCTTCCGCCCAGAAAGGGCTGTCGCTCAGCCTGTCCCCGCACGAGATGGTGGCTCCGGCGAGGGCCGACGAGGGGAAGGTCGCGTCGGCGGCGGCCAACGGCGTCTCGGGCCTGTTGCTGGGGTCCAGGTACTTGAAGGCGGCTCAGCAGTTGCTCGACGAGGTGGTAAACGTCGGTAAGGGGATCAAGGATGAGTCTCCAAAGGCACAGCCAGCTACTGGCACCGACAGAAGTAACGTGGAGCCGAAAGGAGCCGCCACCGGTGACGAGAACGCGAGTACAAATCGAGGTCCAGACCTCTCTACAGCGGAGCGGCAGGAGGTCCAGATGAAGAAGGCCAAGCTCGTTAACATGCTCGAGGAG GTGGAACAGAGGTACAGACAATACCACCACCAGATGCAAGTCGTGGTCTCCTCCTTCGACGCCGTCGCCGGCTACGGATGGGCAAGGACATACACCGCGCTGGCTCTGCGTACGATATCGAAGCAATTCCGGTGCCTCCGCGAAGCCATCTCCGGACAAATCCGGGCAGCCAGCAAGAGCCTGGGGGAGGAAGACGCCGGGAAGGCGTCGGCCGGGTCGAGACTCCGGTTCATCGATCACCATCTGAGACAGCAACGCGCGCTTCAGCAGCTGGGGATGGTGCAGCACAACGCCTGGAGGCCGCAGAGAGGCCTCCCCGAACGCTCTGTTTCCATCCTCCGCGCTTGGCTCTTCGAGCACTTCCTCCACCC ATATCCCAAGGATTCGGACAAGCTGATGCTCGCTAAACAAACAGGGCTCACGAGGAGTCAG GTCTCGAATTGGTTCATCAATGCGCGAGTGCGGCTGTGGAAGCCGATGGTGGAGGAAATGTACTTGGAGGAGGTCAAGGAGCACGAACAGAACAACAACTCCGACGACAAGAGCGACGCCCGCGGCAGCTCTACCACATCCAAATCCAACGCGGCGCAACGAGATCACAGCCCGACCGCCACCGCCGACGCCAAGCAACCTCTCGCGCCAGTCCAACCCTCCTCCTTCGCGCGCCAAGCCTCCTACTACGACAAGGACGATTTCGTGCAGCCCTCCGCGATGAAGAAGGCGAGGGGCGCCGACGAACTCACTCCCAACGAAGAGTTCCTGATGAAGCTCATGGACGGGGGGCAGAGGGCGGCGGAGCAGCAGGGGTACCCCTCCCTGATCGCAGACCACATGAGCTACGGCGGGTACCCGATCGGGCAACTCGACGAGCAATTCGCCCCGAGGTTCTCCGGTAACATGAACGGAGTCTCTCTCACGCTCGGCCTCCAATACAACGAGAACCTCTCCCTCTCCGGAGTGCAACCGCAATTCCTCTCCGGCGAAGGGACTGATTTCAACGCAGCGGTGGCACATCCTTCTGCCGCCGCATTTAGGACGGACAGGGGTCTCCTGCTCAATTACTACCAGACTTCATAG